The genomic window GCCCGAATGTGCGACATCTGCGGGGCGCCCCTCTCAGTAGAGAAGAAGATCGGTGTTGGGAATTTCGGGACGGAGACCGAGGAGAAGGAAGAGAGGGCCTGCCCTGATTGCGGAGCCTTCTTGGACGAGGATACGGGCAGGTGCCCAATATGCTCCGGAGAGGCCCGTGAAGAGGCGGTCGAGTCCCCTATCAACGGAATCGACGTCGAGGACGACATAAACAAGTTCCTAGAGGAGCTGGAGGCCACGGAGGTCTCCGAGGACGCGACGAGCGAGATGGTGGTCGAACCCACGGAGGGGGAGGTCCCGATCGAGAAGGAGGAAGCTGCGATTCCCGAGGCTCCTACCCCAGAGAGAACCGCTCGAAGAGAGCCCGTTGCGGCGGAGCCAGACTCAGGACCAGTAGTGAGGAAGGCCCCTTCGCCAGTCCCGGGCAGAATGCCGCGTGAGAGGGTGGCTCAGAAGAGGAGAGTCCAGGTCCAGAGGGTGCAGGAGTTTCTCGCGTACTCCAGCCTCGTTGCCATTGTCGTGTACTATGTCTCGAGCCAGGCGGGAGTGGACCTGATATACTGGACCATGCTAGGAGTGTTTGGCGTCATCTTCGGCTTGGGGCTCGCCCTTTCGCTCATCAACGTCCCGAAGAACTGGAAGTCGGCTGCGATCAGGTCGATTCCGTTCATCGCAGGCGGCGCGGCCGTGATGCTGGTCCCGTTGCTCCATCTGCTCAGCGCCGCGGAAGCCGTGTACTCCTTCGATTTTTCCATTGTAATCGCTGGTGGCTTACTGTCCTTGTTTGGGATATTCGCCATGAGGCGGGACTTTCTCATATTCCTGATATGGTCCGCCGGCTCTCTTCTCGTCTTCCTGATGTCCTTCTCGGCCATCGAGCTCCCGACCACCTGGGGCATTGGCGGGCCGACAGCTGTCTCGCTCTGGGCGTTTGGCTTCATTTACTTAGTGCTCTCGGTGGTGCTCCTGATAAGGATGAAGTGGATCAGGGTTCTTATAGACACAGAGATCCTGGCGGGAGACAGGAAGTACAGAGAGAGGCGGTTCAGAGAGTCCATATCATCATACGACAAGGCAATCAGCGCCTCCGCGACCCTCAAGAGCTCGACAGATTGGTCGGACGTCATGGATGTTCCGTGGTATAGCAAAGGTGCCGCCCTGACGATTCTGGGGAAGTACGAGGAGGCCATCGACTGCATTGACAATGCCCTGAAGTTGAGCCCGAACAACGAGGTGGCTCTTGTGAACAAGGGCATGGCCCTCTCGCGCCTAGGAAGGCACAGGGAGGCTCTCAAGTGCTACAACGAGGCCATCAGAGTGAATCCCAGCTATGAGGTCGCCTGGAACAACAAGGGGAACGCGCTCACGAGACTGAACAGATATGATGAGGCGATCAAATGCTACGACAGGGCAATCCATCTCGACGAGGAGTACAGGGAGGCCTGGGTGAACAAGGGCTACGTCCTCGCAAAAACGGGGGACTATGACGGTGCCGCAAGGTGTGCAGATTTCGTCTCCAGATTCAGCACTTCAGGCTCGCCAAGGACCGGCGAAAGGCTTATAAGTTAATTCGAAGCGTTCACCAATCAAATGATATAAGCTCGGACTCCATGGATTAGGTAGGTCCACTCCGTCCCTGCGGAGGAAAACTAGAAAACGACAGAGTCCCATATCCAATACGCATAGAGGGGGAATATGAGGAAACTGAAG from Candidatus Thermoplasmatota archaeon includes these protein-coding regions:
- a CDS encoding tetratricopeptide repeat protein, producing the protein MSGKEKTICPICGTEVDSGTEFCKNCGSPMDAVTTDVDSRELEDSLASLEEVVGEESDTISVCPQCGDFTKPSDITCLTCGYKLKDSPEPTPDTSEDTVRSASIADAMFLCPECGAFLTEEARMCDICGAPLSVEKKIGVGNFGTETEEKEERACPDCGAFLDEDTGRCPICSGEAREEAVESPINGIDVEDDINKFLEELEATEVSEDATSEMVVEPTEGEVPIEKEEAAIPEAPTPERTARREPVAAEPDSGPVVRKAPSPVPGRMPRERVAQKRRVQVQRVQEFLAYSSLVAIVVYYVSSQAGVDLIYWTMLGVFGVIFGLGLALSLINVPKNWKSAAIRSIPFIAGGAAVMLVPLLHLLSAAEAVYSFDFSIVIAGGLLSLFGIFAMRRDFLIFLIWSAGSLLVFLMSFSAIELPTTWGIGGPTAVSLWAFGFIYLVLSVVLLIRMKWIRVLIDTEILAGDRKYRERRFRESISSYDKAISASATLKSSTDWSDVMDVPWYSKGAALTILGKYEEAIDCIDNALKLSPNNEVALVNKGMALSRLGRHREALKCYNEAIRVNPSYEVAWNNKGNALTRLNRYDEAIKCYDRAIHLDEEYREAWVNKGYVLAKTGDYDGAARCADFVSRFSTSGSPRTGERLIS